The Edaphobacter sp. 12200R-103 genome contains a region encoding:
- a CDS encoding glycosyl hydrolase family 39 produces MVSFRKVLSASAFVCLSLSLPGLAQQENAKPLQVDWQKVTITSRTTPTLQVVVNPQLLRGAMLHDPSFKALHDLGADYVRYVPWLPYPKQAVAELEPPKDGKTSWDFSHIDPTLEDFMKATDGHSVVMNFSTIPAWMYKTDKPVTYPADPNQVFWNYTQGTELRDPSMKEVSDYFVRLLSWYTKGGFTDEYGKRHESGHHYKIAYWELLNEIDFEHHWTPEQYTKFYDVVTTAMLKVDPDLKFMALALAAPSKDSEMFEYFLNPANHHGGAPLDFITYHFYAGPAPKETIENWQYTFFNQEEGFLNTVRYVEAIRKRLSPKTKTDLNELGVILPEDGKSNRIPGYAATPEPAGYWNLAGAMYADLYVQLARMGVDVAGESQLVGYPTQYPSVSMMNYKTGEPNARFWTLKLLKDNFGPGDKLADTQEDNRSLSVQAFQTSRGRKILIVNKRLKQDQLTLPKDFKAAHITYVAPWTGDKPPASKTFSGDVVTIEPNEVAVISE; encoded by the coding sequence ATGGTTTCTTTCAGGAAAGTTCTATCTGCCTCCGCCTTCGTCTGCCTAAGCCTGTCTCTTCCCGGCCTGGCACAGCAGGAAAATGCCAAACCGCTGCAGGTCGACTGGCAGAAGGTGACCATCACCTCGCGAACGACGCCTACGCTGCAGGTGGTTGTCAATCCCCAGTTGCTTCGCGGAGCCATGCTGCACGATCCTTCCTTCAAAGCCCTCCACGATCTGGGTGCGGACTATGTGCGTTATGTTCCCTGGCTGCCCTATCCCAAGCAGGCTGTTGCGGAACTGGAGCCGCCCAAAGACGGTAAGACCTCCTGGGACTTCTCCCATATCGATCCCACGCTGGAAGACTTCATGAAGGCCACCGATGGCCACTCTGTCGTGATGAACTTCAGTACGATCCCTGCATGGATGTACAAGACCGACAAGCCGGTGACGTATCCTGCCGATCCCAATCAGGTCTTCTGGAATTACACCCAGGGAACCGAGCTGCGCGATCCCAGCATGAAGGAGGTCTCCGACTACTTCGTTCGTCTGCTCAGCTGGTATACCAAGGGCGGCTTCACCGATGAGTACGGCAAGCGGCACGAATCGGGCCACCACTACAAGATCGCTTATTGGGAGCTGCTGAACGAGATCGACTTCGAGCATCATTGGACGCCGGAGCAGTACACGAAGTTCTACGACGTCGTAACGACCGCAATGCTAAAGGTCGATCCCGATCTCAAGTTTATGGCCCTTGCCCTGGCGGCGCCCAGCAAAGATTCGGAGATGTTTGAGTACTTCCTCAATCCAGCCAACCATCATGGCGGGGCCCCTCTGGACTTCATTACATATCACTTCTATGCCGGTCCCGCTCCAAAGGAGACGATCGAGAACTGGCAGTACACCTTCTTCAACCAGGAAGAAGGCTTCTTGAACACCGTGCGTTATGTTGAGGCCATCCGGAAGCGTCTCTCCCCAAAGACGAAGACTGACCTCAACGAATTGGGCGTGATCCTGCCGGAAGACGGCAAGAGCAACAGAATCCCCGGCTACGCAGCCACGCCAGAACCGGCGGGTTACTGGAACCTGGCAGGAGCCATGTATGCCGATCTCTATGTCCAACTGGCCCGCATGGGAGTCGATGTCGCAGGCGAGTCGCAGCTCGTCGGCTATCCCACGCAGTATCCCAGCGTCAGCATGATGAACTACAAGACCGGCGAGCCGAATGCCCGCTTCTGGACTCTCAAGCTGCTGAAAGACAACTTCGGCCCTGGAGACAAACTCGCCGACACTCAAGAAGACAACCGCAGTCTCTCTGTTCAGGCCTTCCAGACCTCTCGTGGCCGAAAGATCCTCATCGTCAACAAACGCCTTAAACAGGATCAGCTTACTCTGCCCAAGGACTTCAAGGCTGCTCACATCACCTATGTCGCGCCCTGGACGGGTGACAAGCCGCCCGCATCCAAGACCTTTTCCGGCGATGTTGTGACCATTGAGCCAAATGAAGTTGCAGTGATCTCGGAATAG
- a CDS encoding carboxypeptidase regulatory-like domain-containing protein: MTGRLLRMMLVFAAIAGLPKAWAAPDGSAYEIAGIVVSSVDDSPVPHAHLSAQSAGSGEPIERQRYRMGGPSAGIETDADEHGRFVMKVPAAGRWRLMASAIGYVTQAYNAHDEYSSAVVLTQTAPRIDLRFRLAPEAEITGTVVDEAGEAVRNARITLEHRPAASPDREQQEFRNRMVAQTDDRGVYDFSGLAPGDYRVVVDAKPWYSTSLQPQLNNGQAAQDSTLDVTYQRTWYPGVSDPAEAEVLSLKPAGVHRADIQLTPIPAVHVILSAPAPAVSGSRRFPAFPVVERVGTGGIGMAAAIPNRSRDGQMDVGGLAPGLYRIRMAGPNQERESKLIEIRPGDTRTIDASSATSDMANITIENEGSAAGRPAGVELRDVIHGTRFTSFSQDMFFRARNERSSDAPSAGQGQQPVVLQVPPGKYEVRLMDREFYLMGISAKGAEITGRFVTVHSGDVTLKLRTATGRASVHGIAAAAGKPIEGAMILLVPAGLDDPGSFASIVRDQTNTDGSFDLNNVVPGQYILVSIANGEQIHWNDAETLQRYLTQGVPLELKPDARVNEDVVVQQP; the protein is encoded by the coding sequence ATGACCGGCCGGCTTCTACGGATGATGCTCGTTTTTGCAGCTATTGCAGGACTGCCAAAGGCCTGGGCTGCCCCGGACGGCAGCGCGTATGAGATTGCGGGCATCGTCGTCAGCAGCGTGGATGATAGCCCTGTGCCCCATGCTCATCTGAGCGCCCAGTCTGCCGGTTCGGGGGAGCCCATAGAACGTCAGCGGTATCGCATGGGAGGTCCGTCAGCGGGGATCGAAACGGATGCGGATGAGCATGGCCGCTTTGTGATGAAAGTTCCAGCCGCAGGACGATGGAGACTGATGGCCAGCGCCATTGGATATGTGACACAGGCCTACAACGCTCATGATGAGTATTCCTCTGCGGTGGTTTTGACGCAGACCGCACCTCGAATCGATCTGCGCTTTCGCCTTGCTCCCGAGGCGGAGATTACAGGAACGGTAGTGGACGAGGCTGGTGAAGCGGTGCGCAATGCGCGGATCACTCTGGAGCACCGTCCTGCAGCGTCTCCCGATCGTGAGCAGCAGGAGTTCCGAAATCGGATGGTCGCCCAGACCGATGATCGCGGCGTCTATGACTTCAGCGGACTGGCGCCCGGCGACTACAGGGTTGTCGTGGATGCAAAGCCCTGGTACAGCACGTCGCTGCAGCCGCAACTTAATAATGGTCAGGCGGCTCAGGACTCCACCCTGGATGTGACTTACCAGCGGACGTGGTATCCGGGAGTGAGCGATCCGGCGGAGGCTGAAGTGTTATCGCTGAAGCCGGCAGGTGTTCACCGCGCGGATATCCAACTGACACCTATTCCTGCGGTGCACGTGATCTTATCTGCTCCGGCTCCAGCGGTCTCCGGCTCCCGGCGCTTCCCTGCCTTCCCCGTGGTGGAGCGAGTGGGGACAGGCGGTATTGGGATGGCGGCAGCCATCCCGAATCGCAGCCGTGACGGACAAATGGATGTGGGAGGCCTGGCTCCGGGGCTTTATCGAATCCGGATGGCTGGACCGAACCAGGAACGTGAGAGCAAGTTGATTGAGATTCGTCCCGGAGACACCAGAACGATCGATGCATCGTCCGCGACGAGCGACATGGCGAATATCACCATCGAAAACGAGGGTTCTGCAGCGGGCAGACCTGCAGGTGTTGAGCTAAGAGACGTCATTCACGGGACCCGGTTTACGTCGTTTTCGCAGGATATGTTTTTCCGTGCTCGCAACGAACGATCATCAGATGCACCATCGGCCGGACAAGGACAGCAACCGGTCGTCCTGCAGGTTCCTCCTGGAAAGTATGAGGTTCGTCTGATGGACCGGGAGTTCTACCTGATGGGAATCTCGGCAAAGGGAGCTGAGATCACGGGACGATTTGTAACCGTGCATAGCGGGGATGTAACGCTGAAGCTGCGGACAGCCACGGGCCGCGCATCCGTGCACGGCATCGCAGCGGCGGCAGGAAAACCGATCGAAGGAGCGATGATCCTACTGGTGCCAGCCGGGCTGGACGATCCAGGCAGCTTCGCATCGATTGTGCGCGACCAGACAAACACAGATGGCAGCTTCGACCTGAACAATGTTGTTCCCGGACAGTACATTCTGGTGTCAATCGCAAACGGAGAGCAGATCCACTGGAATGACGCCGAGACACTGCAGCGATACCTTACCCAGGGTGTCCCACTTGAATTGAAGCCGGATGCAAGAGTGAATGAAGATGTCGTCGTCCAGCAGCCCTAA
- a CDS encoding arabinose isomerase: protein MNHNQRKLRVGLMGIGLQAYWEQFSGLEQRLRSYVDVVAVQISGDSRSIVNFGLVDSPQKSIDTGHTCREQDIDILLVYLTTYALSSILLPVVLRTRTPIVLLNLQPAAAIDYEAFNGMEDRAAMTGEWLAYCSACPVPEIANVLTRLSIPFQQVTGMLYDDPACWIEIEQWLQAAEVVHALSHSNMGLMGHYYSGMLDIATDLAQVSGRFGISIEMLEVDELSAIRRSVSDRQIAEKVASFRQFFTVEGDCPEDEISRAARTSVALDRFVASHNLNLLAYYYKGTGVPENEDTMSSIILGTSMLTGNHVPVAGEYEVKNAIAMKIMDLLGAGGSFTEYYAMDFNDDIVLMGHDGPAHPGIAQDRIKVRPLRVYHGKVGRGLSVEMAVQHGPVTLLSVVEHSEKGFCLVVAEGESVPGPILQIGNTNSRYRFPQGARGFVEQWNALGPAHHCAVGLGHHASPLRKIASLFGLPCIEVGKS from the coding sequence ATGAATCATAACCAGCGCAAGCTCCGCGTCGGGCTTATGGGAATAGGCCTGCAGGCTTACTGGGAACAATTTTCGGGGCTGGAGCAGCGGCTGCGGAGCTATGTTGATGTCGTCGCTGTTCAGATTTCCGGCGACTCCCGCAGCATCGTGAACTTCGGCCTCGTAGACTCGCCCCAGAAGTCAATCGATACAGGTCACACCTGTCGCGAGCAGGATATCGACATCCTGCTCGTCTACCTTACAACGTACGCGCTCTCCTCCATTCTCCTTCCCGTGGTCCTGCGTACTCGAACTCCGATAGTGTTGCTCAATCTGCAGCCCGCGGCCGCAATCGACTATGAAGCCTTCAACGGAATGGAAGATCGTGCAGCCATGACGGGCGAGTGGCTTGCTTACTGCAGTGCATGTCCTGTCCCTGAGATCGCCAATGTCCTCACACGACTCTCCATTCCGTTCCAGCAGGTGACAGGCATGCTGTACGACGATCCAGCATGCTGGATCGAGATCGAACAGTGGTTACAGGCAGCAGAAGTGGTGCACGCACTCAGCCACAGCAACATGGGGCTCATGGGGCACTACTACAGCGGCATGCTCGATATCGCGACAGATCTCGCACAGGTAAGTGGACGGTTCGGAATTAGCATCGAGATGCTCGAGGTCGACGAACTCAGTGCCATTCGACGCAGTGTTTCGGACCGGCAGATCGCTGAGAAGGTAGCTTCCTTTCGCCAATTCTTTACGGTTGAAGGGGACTGCCCGGAGGATGAGATCAGTCGCGCCGCACGTACTTCCGTCGCGCTCGATAGGTTCGTTGCATCCCACAATCTCAACTTGCTTGCCTACTACTACAAGGGCACTGGCGTCCCCGAGAACGAAGACACGATGAGTTCCATCATCCTCGGAACCTCCATGCTCACGGGGAATCATGTTCCGGTAGCCGGTGAATACGAAGTCAAGAATGCGATCGCGATGAAGATTATGGATCTGCTTGGCGCCGGTGGATCCTTTACGGAGTACTACGCCATGGACTTCAACGACGATATCGTTCTGATGGGCCACGATGGCCCAGCGCATCCTGGGATCGCTCAGGACCGGATCAAAGTGCGTCCTCTGCGGGTTTATCACGGGAAAGTCGGACGCGGTCTGTCGGTAGAGATGGCCGTCCAGCATGGACCCGTGACCCTGCTGTCTGTGGTCGAACATTCTGAAAAGGGATTCTGTCTCGTCGTTGCGGAAGGCGAGAGCGTTCCCGGACCTATCCTCCAAATTGGCAATACGAACAGCCGCTATCGCTTTCCCCAGGGCGCACGAGGCTTTGTCGAACAGTGGAATGCGCTCGGGCCAGCTCATCACTGTGCTGTTGGCCTCGGACACCATGCGTCTCCTCTCCGAAAGATTGCATCCCTATTCGGGCTTCCATGCATTGAAGTTGGCAAGTCCTGA
- a CDS encoding carboxypeptidase-like regulatory domain-containing protein, with product MPIATQSSSTPSVLSGVVLNAVTGSPVYRALVQVNGRAMLTDHEGRFEFDQFTSSGSVSLEVRKPGFYFGGEGGGSSRTLRVEQMGTPIILRMRPEALITGTVTAPDHSPLPRTMVSALRSIYNQSGHHMVPMGQGLTNAHGEFRITVPAGDYRVQTNFSPRLAGSGQAILPVAYPADPDGLLHIPGGTEQRLELHPAVSQSYPVKLKIETGEERGFPSLLAKTSDGSILPVRVTRAAEAGSGEMRVELPPGTFTLIGYSNRGSTMEYGEASITVGDGEEAGLVMQLSPVPPIPLQIVADSEATSDKALPTAQQLGIFLENIQSVRMNPFPSAAAQRQNNQESALHAAPGTYKLVSRSSGQWFVKAASYGTTDLLRNTMTVTWGAASAPIVVTVSDRTGGLQGTTAMKGTTQPAWIYAIPSEAASVPFYEGHSGADGTFRFPYLPPGSYQVVAFEDRAYDNLADSKIMGAYATYIHGATIHAGETATVNLEAVPDAEMRP from the coding sequence TTGCCGATTGCTACGCAGTCCTCTTCCACTCCTTCGGTACTCTCCGGGGTGGTTCTGAACGCGGTGACCGGATCTCCCGTGTACCGTGCGTTGGTTCAGGTGAATGGCCGAGCCATGCTGACCGACCACGAAGGCAGGTTTGAGTTTGACCAGTTCACCTCCTCAGGAAGCGTATCGCTTGAGGTCCGGAAGCCCGGATTCTATTTTGGAGGCGAAGGAGGGGGTTCCAGCAGAACCCTGCGGGTCGAACAGATGGGGACGCCGATCATTCTGCGGATGCGGCCTGAGGCCCTGATTACAGGGACCGTCACGGCGCCGGATCACTCTCCACTCCCCCGAACGATGGTTTCAGCCCTGCGGAGTATCTATAACCAGAGCGGTCATCACATGGTGCCGATGGGACAAGGGCTGACCAATGCACATGGAGAGTTCCGAATTACTGTCCCGGCCGGCGATTACCGGGTACAGACAAACTTTTCTCCACGACTGGCAGGTTCCGGACAGGCCATTCTTCCAGTAGCTTACCCGGCAGATCCTGATGGTCTTCTTCATATTCCTGGTGGAACCGAACAGCGGCTGGAACTGCACCCAGCGGTGAGCCAGTCATACCCGGTGAAGCTGAAGATTGAGACTGGCGAAGAAAGAGGTTTCCCCAGCCTGCTGGCAAAGACGAGCGATGGCAGCATTCTTCCAGTCCGGGTGACGAGGGCCGCAGAAGCCGGGAGTGGCGAGATGCGGGTAGAGCTTCCGCCTGGCACTTTTACCCTTATCGGCTATTCCAACCGTGGGAGCACGATGGAGTACGGAGAGGCCAGCATTACGGTCGGTGATGGTGAGGAGGCCGGATTGGTGATGCAGCTAAGCCCCGTTCCTCCCATACCGCTTCAGATTGTGGCGGATTCTGAAGCAACGTCCGATAAAGCGCTGCCCACGGCCCAGCAGTTGGGAATCTTTCTGGAAAATATCCAGAGCGTTCGTATGAACCCTTTCCCCTCAGCGGCCGCCCAAAGGCAGAACAATCAGGAGTCGGCGCTTCATGCGGCACCGGGAACCTACAAGCTGGTTTCCCGCAGCTCAGGCCAGTGGTTTGTTAAGGCTGCGAGCTATGGCACGACGGATCTATTGCGCAACACGATGACAGTCACGTGGGGTGCAGCGAGTGCTCCCATCGTTGTGACCGTCAGTGATCGTACGGGAGGACTGCAAGGCACAACGGCGATGAAAGGAACAACGCAGCCAGCCTGGATCTATGCCATTCCATCGGAAGCAGCTTCAGTTCCCTTCTATGAAGGACACAGCGGCGCCGATGGAACGTTCCGTTTTCCATACCTTCCTCCGGGCAGTTACCAGGTGGTTGCATTTGAAGACAGAGCCTACGACAACCTGGCCGATTCAAAGATCATGGGCGCGTACGCCACTTATATTCATGGCGCAACCATCCACGCTGGAGAGACAGCCACGGTGAATCTGGAGGCTGTGCCGGATGCGGAGATGCGCCCATGA